The Solidesulfovibrio fructosivorans JJ] genome includes the window GCCACGGCCTGCCGACGCCGCGCTGGGATTTCCTGCCCACGCCGCCGCCGGCCGGCTACGCGCCCGCTTTTCCGCCGCCCTGGTTCGTCAAGCCCAACAGCGGCGGCTCGAGCGTCTACATGTCGCTGGTGCGCGATCCGGCCGAACTGCCGGCGGCGCTCGAAAAAATCTTCGCCACCGGCGACGCGGCGCTTATCGAGGAAGGTCTCTGCGGCGGCATGGAGCTGACCTGCGCCGTGCTTGGCGACGAAGCCCTGCCGCCCATCCTCATCCGACCCAAGGCCGGGGAATTTTTCGATTACGCCAGCAAATACCAGCCCGAGGCGGCCGACGAGATCTGCCCGGCCCCCATCCCGCGGGCGTTGACCGACGAACTGGGCCGCCTGAGCCTGGCCGCCCACGCGGCGCTGGGACTTACCGGCTACAGCCGGGCGGATTTCATCCACACCGACAAACACGGGCTCATGCTGCTCGAGGTCAACACCCTGCCCGGCATGACTCCCACCAGCCTGCTGCCCCGTTCGGCCCGGGCGGCCGGACTCGACTTCCCCCAACTGATCGCCAAACTCATGGAACTGGGGCTTGCGCGACGCGGCAAGAGGCCTTAATTGACCCCGACCCACGACGCGTCCGGCCTTTACGCCGGCCCCGTTCCACTATACCCTGCCGGCGGCCGTAAACCCGCGGCCGAAGGCCCATACGCGCGGAGACCTGCATGAAAGCCATCCTGGCCCTTGAAGACGGCACCCTTTTTCACGGCCAAACGTTTACCGGCGGGGGCAGCGCCGGCGGCGAAGTGATATTCAACACCGGCATGACCGGTTATCAGGAAGTGCTGACCGATCCGTCCTACACCGGACAGATGGTGTGCATGACCTACCCCCACATCGGCAACTACGGCATCAACCCCGATGACGTGGAATCGGCGAAGATCCGGGTAGCCGGGTTCATCGTCAAGGAATGCTGCAAGACGCCCTCCAACTGGCGCTCCACCATGACCCTGCCCGACTACCTCGTCAGCCAGGGCATCACCGGCATCGA containing:
- a CDS encoding D-alanine--D-alanine ligase family protein; this encodes MKVLLVAGGWSSEREVSLSGAVQIGKALKSLGHEVVPCDLSDDFPGFVAAARICDFAFLNLHGAPGEDGLPQALLDAAGVPYQGAGPAGSFLALNKAASKQLFISHGLPTPRWDFLPTPPPAGYAPAFPPPWFVKPNSGGSSVYMSLVRDPAELPAALEKIFATGDAALIEEGLCGGMELTCAVLGDEALPPILIRPKAGEFFDYASKYQPEAADEICPAPIPRALTDELGRLSLAAHAALGLTGYSRADFIHTDKHGLMLLEVNTLPGMTPTSLLPRSARAAGLDFPQLIAKLMELGLARRGKRP